In Cystobacter fuscus DSM 2262, the DNA window CGCGCACGAGCGCACGGTGTTGCCCCGTGAGTTCGCCACGCTCACCATCAGCGCGAGGGCGGCCACGGTGTAGCCGCACTCGGTGAAGATGCTCGCGAGCTGGGCGCCCGGCTCGCCCTGCTCGTCTCCCACGACGATGACGATGAGCTTCGCCTCCGGCGGCACCCGCATGCCCGCGCGGTGCAGAGCCTGCACTCCGGCGCCGTGCGTGGTGCCACCAGTCGCCTGGAGTCCCTGGAGCATGTGCTGCACGCCCGTGCGGCTGGCCGCCTTGGGCTTGAGCACCGTGCCCACGGTGTCGAACGAGGCCACGTGCAGCTTGTCCAGTGGGAAGCCCGCGAGGATGCGCGTGAGCGCTTCCTTGGACTGCTCGATGGCGCCCTGCATGGAGCCCGACTTGTCGATGAGGAACATCACCCGCACGTCCGTTTCCGCCACCGCCTCGGCCACCGCCGCCCTCGCCGCGTTGTCGCTCGCCTCCTCCAGCTTCGTCTTCAGCTCCTGGCCCCGCACGTTGCGCGCGATGTTCAGCGCCCGTTGATCGCTCGCCGCCCGCACCGCCTCGTCCCAGCGCGCGCGCACGGACGCGTCCCGCAGCAGGCCCAGCTCCTCGAGCGTGGGCGTCATCAGCAACAGATCCTTGTTCGACAGCGACGGCAACAGCGCCGCCAGGATGGCCGGCGTCAGTCCCACGCCCGCCGGCAGCCGGCCCACCACCTCCTTGTAGGAGAGGCGCTCGCGGACGATCCGCTCGCAGATCTCCACCTCCTCGAGTCCGTCGAAGCGCTCGCGCTTGACGAGCGTGAGGCCGGAGAGGCCCACCGTGCGGTGGCCCTCGGGGGCCTGCTTCTGCTTCCAGCCGAGCACCTCGAAGAAGGCCTGCGTCTGGGGCTTGTAGCCCGCCTTGCGCGCGAGCCGCTGGAGCGTGGTCTTGTAGCCCGCCTTCACCAGACCCTGGAGCTGACCCGGGTTCTGCTCGCGCGTGCGCAGCCACCGCGTCGCCGCCGTCTTCCACCGGCCGAGCGGCGGCTTGCGGGAAGCGGGGTCTCCGAAGCCGGCCTCGCGGTTGAGGCGGGCGATCTCCGGCGTCTCGAGCAGCTCGGCCACCCGCAGCACCGCCTTGGGCGTGAGCATGCGCGTGGACTTGCGCTCGTAGTGCAGCACCATGGCCTCGCCCAGGGCGCGCAGATCGTCGTCATGGAACGCGACCGAGCCATCCTCCTCGCGCACCGGCTGGCCCGAGTGGCGCTGCACCAGCATCAACGCGCTCGTGGCCACCTGGAGATCCCTCCAGTCCGTCTGGGTGAGCGCGTAGGACGCGAAGTGCGCCATGAGGTCCGTGTTGAGCTGGTAGATGTCCAGCAACTGCCGGTAGAGCTTCACCGCGGCGGGCACGAAGAGGCCGGGCTTGACCGGCGTGCCCTGTCGAGCGATTTCCGCGGAGGCGCCCCGCGCCGGGTACCAGACTCCCCGCAGCTCCAGGCCCGGGCGGTTGTGCCACAGGTGCGCGGAGCCGCCGAGCACGAGGTCCAGCAGCTTCTCCGCCGGGCCGCGCTGGGCCTCGGGCAGG includes these proteins:
- a CDS encoding vWA domain-containing protein yields the protein MTTIHHPTPETLPEAQRGPAEKLLDLVLGGSAHLWHNRPGLELRGVWYPARGASAEIARQGTPVKPGLFVPAAVKLYRQLLDIYQLNTDLMAHFASYALTQTDWRDLQVATSALMLVQRHSGQPVREEDGSVAFHDDDLRALGEAMVLHYERKSTRMLTPKAVLRVAELLETPEIARLNREAGFGDPASRKPPLGRWKTAATRWLRTREQNPGQLQGLVKAGYKTTLQRLARKAGYKPQTQAFFEVLGWKQKQAPEGHRTVGLSGLTLVKRERFDGLEEVEICERIVRERLSYKEVVGRLPAGVGLTPAILAALLPSLSNKDLLLMTPTLEELGLLRDASVRARWDEAVRAASDQRALNIARNVRGQELKTKLEEASDNAARAAVAEAVAETDVRVMFLIDKSGSMQGAIEQSKEALTRILAGFPLDKLHVASFDTVGTVLKPKAASRTGVQHMLQGLQATGGTTHGAGVQALHRAGMRVPPEAKLIVIVVGDEQGEPGAQLASIFTECGYTVAALALMVSVANSRGNTVRSCASTLRVPFSEVSVDQFADPYQVPRVLKALLEAPTAAGAGPSGWVERVMRTPLLKKVA